One Campylobacter concisus DNA segment encodes these proteins:
- a CDS encoding AzlC family ABC transporter permease: MTFNYVFKLSIPIFMGYFPLGVAFGVLAKSMGVSAFIAMALSMLGYGGAAQFMMLSLFSVGTSYVEVFIVSYLVNLRHTFYGISLLKEYSGIKFKLLNIALLTDETFAIFKNLGLKEASDRSFVFTWLNILSWSYWAAGTLLGAILGDFIKADTRGLEFSLTSLFIVIVIEMFKNDKNYRVLFAAVFFGVLGVSLFPAKFVLVGSMALCFVFLLLFKDKI; encoded by the coding sequence TTGACATTTAACTACGTTTTTAAACTATCCATTCCTATCTTTATGGGCTATTTTCCGCTTGGTGTCGCCTTTGGCGTGCTGGCAAAGAGCATGGGAGTGAGCGCATTTATAGCTATGGCGCTTAGCATGCTTGGATACGGCGGAGCAGCGCAGTTTATGATGCTTTCGCTCTTTAGTGTTGGCACGAGCTACGTTGAAGTCTTTATCGTGAGCTATCTTGTAAATTTGCGTCACACTTTTTATGGGATTTCACTTTTAAAAGAGTATAGCGGGATCAAATTTAAGCTCTTAAACATCGCTTTGCTAACAGATGAGACCTTTGCGATATTTAAAAATTTGGGGCTAAAAGAGGCTAGTGATCGAAGTTTTGTCTTTACCTGGCTAAATATCCTATCTTGGTCATACTGGGCGGCTGGGACGCTTCTTGGAGCGATACTTGGTGACTTTATCAAGGCCGATACAAGGGGGCTTGAGTTTAGTTTGACCTCGCTTTTTATAGTGATCGTCATCGAGATGTTTAAAAATGATAAAAACTACCGCGTGCTCTTTGCGGCGGTCTTTTTTGGCGTGCTTGGAGTGAGCCTATTTCCAGCTAAATTTGTGCTGGTTGGCTCGATGGCGCTTTGTTTTGTATTTTTGCTTTTGTTTAAGGATAAAATTTGA
- a CDS encoding tetratricopeptide repeat protein, protein MKKIVLLLSSTALLWSVNLDQKVLETKCEKADATSCYELGSIYQESKNYQKAGEFYKKACELKHASACSSVGVLYDMDYIKDVNNKNAAKFYQKGCELNDGFGCARLGFVYTLDKNYQKSKELFLRACELKDSDGYYGLGLLYYDGNGVKQDAKKAKELFEKSCDLDAPAGCNSLGMMLHSGKYVEKDQKRASKLFIKACEMDFGDGCHNLGVIYFEEKGDKNLAKKYFGKSCELGNDEDCQIYNGL, encoded by the coding sequence ATGAAAAAGATCGTTTTACTTTTATCTTCTACAGCTCTTTTGTGGAGTGTAAATTTAGACCAAAAAGTGCTTGAGACAAAGTGCGAAAAGGCTGACGCCACAAGCTGCTACGAGCTTGGCTCTATCTATCAAGAGAGCAAAAACTACCAAAAAGCGGGCGAGTTTTACAAAAAAGCTTGCGAGCTAAAACACGCAAGTGCTTGCAGTAGCGTGGGCGTGCTTTATGACATGGACTACATAAAAGATGTAAATAACAAAAATGCAGCCAAATTTTACCAAAAGGGCTGCGAGCTAAATGACGGTTTTGGCTGTGCTAGACTTGGCTTTGTCTATACGTTAGATAAAAACTATCAAAAGTCAAAAGAGCTATTTTTAAGAGCTTGCGAGTTAAAAGATAGCGACGGATACTACGGCCTTGGGCTTTTATACTATGACGGAAATGGCGTAAAGCAAGACGCCAAAAAGGCAAAAGAGCTCTTTGAAAAGAGCTGCGATCTAGACGCACCAGCAGGCTGCAATAGCCTTGGCATGATGCTTCATAGCGGAAAATATGTAGAAAAAGATCAAAAAAGAGCTAGCAAACTCTTTATAAAAGCTTGCGAAATGGACTTTGGGGATGGTTGTCATAACCTTGGAGTTATTTACTTTGAAGAAAAAGGCGATAAAAATTTAGCCAAAAAGTACTTTGGCAAGTCCTGCGAGCTAGGTAACGACGAAGACTGCCAAATTTACAATGGCCTATAA
- the rpoD gene encoding RNA polymerase sigma factor RpoD gives MSAAKDSFSQIEELFVENAKGFLTYEKLVKLLDKAPTATIVKKIEQLAKTNKVQLITSAEAAKLRNLADAKKRQENAQKSDQDIDEDLDLSGESDLLEWSRSDSPVRMYLREMGQIALLTKEEEVEISKRIELGEDIIIDAFCSVPFLIDFILDYKEPLINRERRVKELFKSFEDESENENEDGEEDIDEEDEENEENEAPKKSAKNDKRAEKVIESFKALEKAKKEWLKTANKQDKVESDDTASKMTLAFKKKILKEKLMDLGPTSKLISEIVKSMETALKSDDEFDRELKRLEYRLPMFSDELKKNHKSILKDIIKLSKEEIAARVPEATMVSTYVEIKKLFTTKEASKQGFDLEPARLKEILEQIKRGKKISDEAKARMAKSNLRLVVSIAKRYTNRGLPFLDLIQEGNIGLMKAVDKFEYRKGYKFSTYATWWIRQAISRAIADQARTIRIPIHMIETINRINKINRKYLQEEGKEPDVSVIAKEVGLSVDKVKQVIKITKEPISLEAPIANEEDGKFGDFVEDKTSLSPIDQILKSDLREQIDDVLSQLNEREKAVISMRFGLLEDESDRTLEEIGKALNVTRERVRQIESSAIKKLKHPKVGRKLKNYIEG, from the coding sequence ATGAGCGCCGCAAAAGACTCTTTTTCTCAGATAGAAGAGCTTTTTGTTGAAAATGCAAAAGGCTTTTTGACATACGAAAAATTAGTAAAATTATTAGACAAAGCTCCGACGGCTACGATAGTAAAGAAGATAGAACAACTCGCAAAAACAAACAAAGTCCAGCTCATCACATCTGCTGAGGCTGCAAAGCTTAGAAATTTAGCTGACGCCAAAAAACGTCAAGAAAATGCTCAAAAAAGTGATCAAGATATCGACGAGGATCTCGATCTTTCAGGCGAGAGCGACCTTTTAGAGTGGTCAAGATCAGATAGTCCAGTAAGGATGTATCTAAGAGAGATGGGCCAGATCGCACTTCTTACAAAAGAAGAAGAGGTAGAGATCAGCAAGAGGATCGAGCTTGGCGAAGATATCATCATCGATGCATTTTGCTCGGTGCCGTTTTTGATCGATTTCATACTTGACTATAAAGAGCCACTTATCAATAGAGAACGCCGCGTAAAAGAGCTTTTTAAAAGCTTTGAAGACGAGAGCGAAAATGAAAATGAAGATGGCGAAGAGGATATAGACGAAGAGGATGAGGAGAACGAAGAGAACGAAGCTCCTAAAAAATCAGCCAAAAACGACAAGCGCGCAGAAAAAGTTATAGAGAGCTTTAAAGCTCTTGAAAAGGCTAAAAAAGAGTGGCTAAAGACTGCAAACAAGCAAGATAAAGTAGAAAGCGACGACACAGCTTCAAAGATGACGCTTGCGTTTAAAAAGAAAATTTTAAAAGAGAAGCTGATGGATCTTGGCCCAACAAGTAAGCTAATCAGCGAGATCGTAAAATCAATGGAGACAGCTCTTAAAAGCGACGATGAATTTGACAGAGAGCTAAAACGCTTGGAGTATCGCTTACCGATGTTTAGTGACGAGCTAAAGAAAAATCACAAAAGCATCTTAAAAGATATCATCAAACTTAGCAAAGAAGAGATCGCAGCTCGCGTGCCAGAGGCTACGATGGTCTCAACCTATGTCGAGATCAAAAAGCTTTTTACGACAAAAGAGGCGAGCAAACAAGGCTTTGACCTTGAGCCAGCAAGGCTAAAAGAAATTTTAGAGCAGATCAAACGTGGAAAGAAAATTTCAGACGAAGCAAAAGCTAGAATGGCCAAGTCAAACCTCCGTCTAGTTGTAAGTATCGCAAAACGCTACACAAACAGGGGCTTGCCGTTTCTTGACCTCATCCAAGAGGGTAACATCGGCCTTATGAAGGCGGTTGATAAATTTGAATATAGAAAAGGCTATAAATTTTCAACCTACGCCACATGGTGGATCCGCCAGGCTATCTCACGTGCGATCGCCGATCAGGCAAGGACGATCAGGATACCTATCCACATGATAGAGACGATAAACCGTATCAACAAAATCAACCGCAAATACCTCCAAGAAGAGGGAAAAGAGCCTGATGTAAGCGTCATCGCAAAAGAGGTCGGACTAAGCGTTGATAAGGTAAAACAGGTGATCAAGATCACAAAAGAGCCTATCAGCCTTGAAGCTCCTATCGCAAACGAAGAAGACGGTAAATTTGGAGATTTTGTTGAAGACAAAACTTCGCTATCACCGATAGATCAAATTTTAAAAAGTGACCTTAGAGAGCAAATCGACGATGTGCTCTCTCAGCTAAATGAGCGTGAGAAGGCGGTTATTTCGATGAGATTTGGCTTGCTTGAAGATGAGAGCGACCGCACACTTGAAGAGATCGGTAAGGCACTAAACGTCACTCGTGAGCGCGTCCGCCAGATAGAAAGCTCAGCCATCAAAAAACTAAAACACCCAAAAGTTGGTAGAAAACTCAAAAACTACATCGAGGGCTAA
- a CDS encoding type II asparaginase, translating to MRLIFKAVLLMILGATLAVAKPTIYILATGGTIAGSGSGSLDSSYTSGTVTVDKLIAAVPDINKIATIKGEQISNIGSQDMNNEVWLKLANRINELLNSGKADGIVVTHGTDTMEETAYFLNLVVKSDKPVVLVGAMRNSGSLSADGPLNLFNAVNVAISKDSVGKGVVVVMNDEIHAAREVTKTNTTGVDTFKSPNSGKIGTVFYGNVKYYMNPIRKHTANSAFDLTGVKELPRVDIIYSHANDNPDFVNVAVKNGAKGIVSAGLGNGNPYFSVLEALGEASKAGVVVVRDSRVGSGETTMNGEVDDAKYGFLTSDNLNAQKARVLLMLALTKTSDKAKIQEFFLTH from the coding sequence ATGCGTTTAATCTTTAAGGCGGTGTTACTCATGATTTTAGGTGCTACTTTAGCGGTTGCTAAGCCAACCATCTACATCCTAGCTACTGGTGGAACGATAGCAGGAAGCGGCTCAGGCTCGCTTGATTCAAGCTATACTTCTGGAACTGTTACGGTCGATAAACTAATCGCAGCCGTGCCAGATATCAACAAGATCGCTACCATAAAAGGCGAGCAAATTTCAAATATCGGCTCTCAAGATATGAACAACGAAGTTTGGCTTAAGCTTGCAAATAGAATAAACGAACTTCTAAACAGCGGCAAAGCCGATGGTATCGTCGTTACTCACGGCACAGACACTATGGAAGAGACAGCTTACTTCTTAAATTTAGTCGTTAAAAGCGACAAGCCAGTTGTGCTTGTAGGTGCGATGAGAAATAGCGGCTCACTAAGTGCTGATGGCCCACTAAATTTATTTAACGCTGTAAATGTAGCTATCAGCAAAGATAGCGTAGGCAAGGGCGTTGTAGTTGTTATGAATGACGAAATTCACGCGGCTCGTGAGGTGACAAAGACCAACACTACAGGCGTTGATACATTTAAATCACCAAACAGCGGCAAGATCGGCACAGTCTTTTATGGCAACGTAAAATACTATATGAACCCAATCAGAAAACACACAGCAAACTCAGCTTTTGACCTAACTGGCGTAAAAGAGCTTCCAAGAGTTGATATCATCTACTCTCACGCAAATGACAACCCTGACTTTGTAAATGTGGCTGTTAAAAACGGCGCAAAAGGCATCGTTAGCGCTGGTCTAGGCAACGGCAACCCTTACTTTAGCGTGTTAGAGGCTCTTGGTGAGGCTTCAAAAGCTGGCGTAGTGGTAGTTCGTGACTCACGTGTGGGAAGTGGCGAGACAACTATGAATGGCGAAGTTGATGACGCAAAATACGGCTTTTTAACAAGCGACAACCTAAACGCTCAAAAAGCTAGAGTACTTTTGATGCTTGCTCTTACAAAAACAAGCGACAAAGCTAAAATTCAAGAGTTTTTCTTAACTCACTAA
- a CDS encoding MBL fold metallo-hydrolase, producing MKINKILFLIALFLGFSAANAQDSFQHIRNATAKINYAGVNFLLDPYLAPKGKYPGFEGTLNSHLRNPLIELPMDAKEVYKGVDAIIVTHTHPDHWDEVAAEILPKNIVIFAQHNDDAALIKKQGFKDVRVLDESAEFKGVKLYKAGGAHGTAEMYENKQLGAILGDAMGVVFEAKGHKTLYVMGDTLWTADVNKALNKFNPSVVVMNTGDARVLAFPDNGIIMGKADVAHAAKVLNGATIIAVHMDAVNHTSVSRKDLREFVKKEGIESKITIPNDGEIIKF from the coding sequence ATGAAAATAAACAAAATTTTATTTTTAATCGCCCTATTTTTGGGCTTTAGCGCGGCAAACGCACAAGACAGCTTTCAGCATATCAGAAACGCTACCGCAAAGATAAACTATGCGGGAGTGAACTTTCTGCTCGACCCGTATCTTGCACCAAAGGGTAAATATCCTGGCTTTGAGGGGACGCTAAACTCACACCTTAGAAATCCTTTGATAGAACTTCCTATGGATGCAAAAGAGGTGTATAAGGGCGTCGATGCGATCATCGTTACGCACACGCATCCTGATCACTGGGATGAGGTCGCGGCTGAAATTTTACCTAAAAATATCGTTATCTTTGCTCAGCATAACGATGATGCGGCGCTAATCAAAAAGCAAGGCTTTAAAGACGTAAGAGTGCTAGACGAATCGGCTGAATTTAAAGGAGTGAAACTATATAAAGCAGGCGGCGCTCACGGCACAGCAGAGATGTATGAAAATAAGCAGCTTGGTGCTATTTTGGGCGATGCGATGGGTGTAGTGTTTGAAGCCAAGGGGCATAAAACTCTTTACGTCATGGGCGATACGCTTTGGACTGCGGACGTAAATAAGGCTCTAAACAAATTTAATCCTAGCGTGGTCGTGATGAATACGGGCGACGCTCGCGTGCTAGCATTTCCTGACAACGGTATCATAATGGGCAAAGCCGACGTAGCTCACGCCGCAAAAGTTCTTAACGGCGCGACTATCATTGCAGTGCATATGGACGCCGTAAATCACACAAGTGTAAGCCGTAAAGATCTTCGTGAATTTGTTAAAAAAGAAGGCATAGAGAGTAAGATCACTATCCCAAATGACGGCGAAATCATCAAATTTTAA
- the flgG gene encoding flagellar basal-body rod protein FlgG produces MMRSLYTAATGMIAEQTQIDVTSHNIANVNTYGYKKNRAEFADLMYQVMEYAGTATSQTTTSPTGIEVGLGVRPTAINKIFSQGYFKETSNNLDMVIAGNGFFQIQLPDGTTAYTRNGAFKLDANGTIVNSDGYQLIPQITVPANATQISIGTDGTVSVLQAGETDMAQIGQIELANFINPAGLHSMGDNNYLQTSASGDVVVGVAGLDGLGTIRQGFVEMSNVQLVEEMTDLITGQRAYEANSKAITTSDSMLEIVNGLKR; encoded by the coding sequence ATGATGAGATCACTTTACACTGCGGCCACTGGCATGATCGCCGAGCAGACGCAGATAGACGTAACCTCACACAACATCGCAAACGTAAATACTTATGGATATAAGAAAAATAGAGCTGAATTTGCCGATCTTATGTATCAAGTCATGGAGTACGCAGGCACTGCTACAAGCCAGACTACTACAAGCCCGACAGGTATCGAAGTAGGCCTTGGCGTGCGCCCAACAGCGATAAACAAAATTTTCTCTCAGGGTTATTTTAAAGAGACTAGCAACAACCTAGATATGGTCATAGCTGGCAACGGTTTTTTTCAAATTCAACTCCCTGATGGCACGACAGCTTATACTAGAAACGGCGCATTTAAGCTTGATGCAAACGGCACGATCGTAAATAGCGACGGCTATCAGCTCATCCCTCAGATCACAGTCCCTGCAAATGCGACGCAAATTTCAATAGGCACAGACGGCACCGTCTCAGTTTTGCAGGCTGGCGAAACCGACATGGCTCAGATAGGTCAGATCGAGCTAGCAAATTTCATAAACCCAGCCGGTCTTCACTCAATGGGCGATAACAACTACCTTCAAACAAGCGCTAGTGGCGACGTGGTGGTGGGTGTGGCTGGCCTTGACGGACTTGGCACCATTAGACAAGGCTTTGTCGAGATGAGTAACGTTCAGCTTGTTGAGGAGATGACTGATCTTATCACAGGTCAGCGCGCATACGAGGCAAACTCAAAGGCGATAACTACGAGTGATTCGATGTTAGAGATAGTAAATGGACTTAAAAGGTAG
- a CDS encoding branched-chain amino acid transporter permease, whose translation MISVSSSEMVLFVAVLLSALATFITRATPFYALRNYKSNPYLDAIEKHMGMMIMVVLVCYGLKDTKFSEFPYGLSEIVAVFTAVLVHLKFKNALLSIVVSTGIYMLLIRIF comes from the coding sequence TTGATAAGTGTAAGCTCAAGTGAAATGGTGCTTTTTGTGGCGGTGCTTTTAAGCGCCTTGGCTACTTTTATAACGAGGGCGACGCCATTTTATGCGTTAAGAAACTATAAGTCAAATCCTTATTTAGACGCCATTGAGAAGCACATGGGTATGATGATAATGGTCGTTTTGGTCTGCTACGGGCTAAAAGATACAAAATTTAGCGAGTTTCCATACGGCTTAAGCGAGATAGTGGCGGTTTTTACGGCTGTTTTGGTGCATTTGAAATTTAAAAATGCCCTTCTTAGCATAGTCGTTTCAACTGGAATTTATATGCTTTTGATAAGAATTTTTTAA
- a CDS encoding flagellar hook-basal body protein has protein sequence MQNGYYQATAGMVTQFNRLNVISNNLANVNTIGYKRNDVVIGDFARIFKETQDELPLKNHTKDGAKFLNRTLDRVPQVSGEYTDFSAGGFKYSSNTLDFAIKREDAFFLVDTPNGVKLSKNGSFSLDADGYIVTKEGYRVLPSGYEAQNPGQRGIQVPQGEVLTVDKNGNLYSNNNQFSKFYIAQPREIRDLKKVGDNLFESRNFDDITELDEADSVMQGYAQMSNVNPVLEMVGLIETQRLVDMYQKVMTSHMTDLNQDAVQKLALKA, from the coding sequence ATGCAAAATGGTTATTATCAAGCCACTGCTGGCATGGTAACGCAGTTTAACAGACTAAATGTCATCTCAAACAACCTTGCAAATGTAAATACGATCGGCTACAAACGAAACGACGTAGTCATCGGCGACTTTGCGAGAATTTTTAAAGAGACGCAAGATGAGCTCCCACTTAAAAATCACACAAAAGACGGAGCTAAATTTCTAAACAGAACGCTTGATCGCGTGCCACAAGTGAGCGGAGAATACACCGACTTTAGCGCTGGTGGCTTTAAATACAGCTCAAATACGCTTGACTTTGCGATAAAAAGAGAGGACGCATTTTTCTTAGTAGATACTCCAAATGGCGTAAAACTAAGCAAAAATGGCTCTTTTAGCCTTGATGCGGACGGATATATCGTCACAAAAGAGGGTTATAGGGTGCTACCAAGTGGCTATGAGGCGCAAAATCCAGGTCAAAGAGGCATCCAAGTGCCACAAGGCGAGGTTTTGACGGTTGATAAAAATGGAAATTTATACTCAAATAACAATCAATTTTCTAAATTTTACATCGCTCAGCCAAGAGAGATAAGGGATCTAAAAAAGGTCGGCGACAATCTCTTTGAGAGTAGAAATTTTGACGACATAACCGAGCTTGATGAAGCTGATAGCGTGATGCAAGGCTACGCTCAGATGTCAAATGTAAATCCAGTCTTAGAAATGGTGGGTCTAATAGAAACCCAACGCTTAGTTGATATGTATCAAAAGGTTATGACAAGCCACATGACTGACCTTAACCAAGATGCTGTTCAAAAACTAGCCCTAAAAGCTTAA
- a CDS encoding DUF1877 family protein, whose amino-acid sequence MGISAHYYAYSQDDIEKIKNGGGGELLDEYDMGNFWDAICKMLTGTNFQERLKAGDIFSSKEPFSWAIFGRSALNEELSEMISYANASDAKEVAETLKNVDINALLAKINLKEFASSKTYPNIFGCESEFEDIKEKLKEHFAGLLNFYQKAASNGLGVLIVIA is encoded by the coding sequence ATGGGGATCAGCGCGCACTACTATGCCTACTCGCAAGATGATATAGAAAAGATCAAAAATGGCGGTGGCGGCGAACTTTTGGACGAATACGACATGGGTAATTTTTGGGACGCGATTTGTAAAATGCTAACTGGCACAAATTTTCAGGAGAGGCTTAAGGCTGGCGATATTTTTAGCTCAAAAGAGCCTTTTAGCTGGGCTATTTTTGGGCGTAGTGCCTTAAACGAAGAGCTAAGCGAGATGATCTCTTATGCTAACGCTTCGGATGCAAAAGAGGTGGCTGAGACGTTGAAAAATGTTGATATCAACGCACTTTTAGCAAAGATAAATTTAAAAGAATTTGCTAGCTCAAAGACATATCCTAATATTTTTGGATGCGAGAGTGAATTTGAAGATATAAAAGAAAAGCTAAAAGAGCATTTTGCCGGGCTTTTAAATTTTTATCAAAAAGCCGCGAGTAATGGGCTTGGCGTGTTAATCGTAATAGCCTAA
- a CDS encoding tetratricopeptide repeat protein, translating to MYLAEFYKSGLGVKKDATKSLEILNRTCDENNKFACHNLGVEYQEMKDHKMALEAFKKGCDLAFIQSCFNVAVLYNNGGGVKRDYKKAAKIYKEVCEQNFYEGCYNLAVLYHNTPGVKRDYKEAVKLYKKACDGDFSISCCNLASLYQEQKSMKRLASSILKLASLTLPMLAIT from the coding sequence ATCTATCTGGCTGAGTTTTACAAAAGCGGACTTGGCGTAAAAAAAGACGCGACAAAATCACTAGAAATCCTTAACAGAACTTGCGATGAAAATAACAAATTTGCCTGCCACAACCTTGGTGTTGAGTATCAAGAGATGAAAGATCACAAAATGGCTTTAGAAGCTTTTAAAAAAGGCTGCGATCTAGCTTTTATACAAAGCTGTTTTAACGTCGCAGTTTTATATAATAACGGCGGCGGCGTAAAAAGAGACTACAAAAAGGCTGCTAAAATTTACAAAGAAGTTTGCGAGCAAAATTTCTATGAAGGATGCTACAACCTAGCGGTTTTATACCACAACACGCCTGGCGTAAAGCGCGACTACAAAGAAGCGGTAAAGCTTTACAAAAAGGCTTGTGATGGCGACTTTAGCATCTCTTGCTGCAACCTAGCGAGCTTGTATCAAGAGCAAAAGAGTATGAAAAGGCTAGCAAGCTCTATTTTAAAGCTTGCAAGCTTGACTTTGCCGATGCTTGCAATAACCTAG
- a CDS encoding DUF4299 family protein has product MSLTFSVKNKKKLLGGYAKALSEREISALVEGLFFFNSEQEEPSANELGADVMIAGVWQKSARGFELNYENGEYIVRVYTPSGVGDWQIALELLSKLSAQTGSKIECDNEKIYDSEQILKFDYETDIMWGLEALKDIKEKNQTLYISGVERDVAFDAVMVDEIFASASPAAKFDEMMRQVQYLDAYSAKEHLYQDKDGNEILGTYTLSENLPTILPYAPSPSWQAQEALGDRKVSRWVLTLVVGVDDSNAQVLDECEYGAFMANLPKEKYHFIDAANVLVEPLSEDEMKEILQRAKA; this is encoded by the coding sequence ATGAGTTTAACATTTAGTGTAAAAAATAAAAAGAAACTACTTGGCGGATACGCAAAGGCGCTAAGCGAACGTGAAATTTCAGCTCTTGTTGAGGGGCTTTTCTTTTTTAACAGCGAGCAAGAAGAGCCAAGCGCAAATGAGCTTGGTGCTGACGTGATGATAGCAGGCGTGTGGCAAAAGAGCGCTCGTGGCTTTGAGCTAAACTACGAAAATGGCGAGTATATCGTGCGTGTTTATACTCCAAGTGGCGTTGGCGACTGGCAGATCGCGCTTGAGCTACTCTCAAAGCTCTCAGCCCAAACAGGCTCAAAAATAGAGTGCGACAACGAAAAAATTTATGATAGTGAGCAAATTTTAAAATTTGACTACGAGACTGACATCATGTGGGGGCTTGAGGCGTTAAAAGATATAAAAGAGAAAAATCAAACGCTTTATATCTCTGGCGTGGAGCGAGACGTGGCGTTTGACGCGGTTATGGTAGATGAAATCTTTGCCAGTGCCAGCCCTGCGGCTAAATTTGATGAGATGATGAGGCAGGTGCAGTATCTTGACGCATACAGCGCAAAAGAGCACCTCTATCAAGACAAAGACGGCAACGAAATTCTTGGCACATATACGCTTAGTGAAAATTTACCGACTATCTTGCCTTATGCTCCATCTCCGTCGTGGCAGGCACAAGAGGCGCTTGGAGATCGCAAGGTATCGCGATGGGTGCTTACGCTAGTTGTGGGCGTGGATGATAGTAACGCTCAAGTGCTTGATGAGTGCGAATATGGAGCTTTCATGGCAAATTTACCAAAAGAAAAATACCACTTCATCGACGCTGCAAACGTGCTTGTTGAGCCACTTAGTGAAGATGAGATGAAAGAAATTTTGCAAAGGGCAAAGGCTTAA
- a CDS encoding LysE family translocator, which translates to MNFLLFFVTIFPISMMPGINMTYAMSVGMSLGYKHSFFVMAGQLLAIAFVSFSCMLGVGAVLHHFEYAFKVLNIIAGLYMLYLGVMLFFGKGELSITNVSNLPSKKQMFINGFIVSVSNPKAWIFLSALLPTFLDKDAPFSLVRMCVITVTLVFIEFLSLNIYALGGAMLKKFLQTHLRLLEICTAIIVCTIGVLLLFR; encoded by the coding sequence ATGAATTTCTTGCTCTTTTTTGTCACGATTTTCCCGATCTCCATGATGCCAGGCATCAACATGACCTATGCGATGAGCGTTGGCATGAGCCTTGGCTACAAACACTCGTTTTTCGTGATGGCTGGGCAGCTTTTGGCGATCGCTTTTGTCTCATTTAGCTGTATGCTGGGCGTAGGCGCGGTGCTACATCATTTTGAGTACGCATTTAAGGTGCTAAATATCATCGCAGGCCTTTATATGCTCTATCTTGGCGTCATGCTCTTTTTTGGCAAGGGCGAGCTTAGCATTACAAATGTCTCAAATTTGCCAAGCAAAAAGCAGATGTTTATAAATGGCTTCATCGTTAGCGTCTCAAATCCAAAGGCGTGGATATTTTTATCAGCCTTGCTGCCTACATTTTTAGACAAAGACGCCCCATTTAGCCTAGTTCGCATGTGCGTTATCACCGTAACGCTCGTTTTCATCGAGTTTTTATCGCTAAATATCTACGCACTTGGCGGAGCTATGCTAAAGAAATTTTTACAAACGCACCTAAGACTACTTGAAATTTGTACCGCCATCATAGTCTGCACGATCGGCGTGCTCTTGCTTTTTAGATAA
- a CDS encoding sel1 repeat family protein has product MKKLILFLSLFLLLNAENLDEMCQSEGDIRANLTSCYKAATKIYNSSSDDKDFKKLKEIFLLACENDMKEGCYSAALIYLNGYNDVGSELNQTIILNRYARFLNYALLDNGKKEDKTTAKSYFQRSCELGFKKGCDMRNLLDKLGY; this is encoded by the coding sequence ATGAAAAAGCTAATTTTGTTTTTATCTCTCTTTTTGCTTCTAAATGCAGAAAATTTAGATGAGATGTGCCAAAGCGAGGGCGACATAAGAGCAAATTTAACGAGCTGTTACAAGGCCGCTACAAAAATTTATAACTCTTCAAGCGATGATAAAGATTTCAAAAAGCTAAAAGAGATATTTTTACTAGCTTGCGAAAATGATATGAAAGAGGGTTGCTACAGCGCTGCGCTCATCTATCTAAATGGCTACAACGACGTGGGTAGCGAGCTTAATCAAACTATCATATTAAATAGATATGCAAGATTTTTAAACTACGCGCTTTTAGATAACGGCAAAAAAGAGGATAAAACGACTGCCAAAAGCTACTTTCAAAGATCATGCGAGCTAGGTTTTAAAAAGGGCTGTGATATGAGAAATTTATTAGATAAGCTTGGGTATTAA